A region of Zootoca vivipara chromosome 15, rZooViv1.1, whole genome shotgun sequence DNA encodes the following proteins:
- the TTC12 gene encoding tetratricopeptide repeat protein 12 isoform X1 — MSKVQEEQDLQKFLRDVDEVTNLIQGLNSTDPSIQEKAIADTEKRLNTTAVKCEDKHKPTVDRTCINTRAPDLPDQQETMNPESFMAALEKDAKERATKRKHNEALANALKEKGNDAFSKGDYALAIQKYTEGLKKQKDMQVLYTNRAQAYIKLQDYEKAISDCDWALRCDEKCIKALFHMGKAYLAQKQYSKSRECYLKILDIDPGKEKLCKDYIHQVDLEEKRQHEDERAMEELESGKHTAVSVKELLQQLRSPDENILYYADGIRLLTALMQDCTEQALFRTNNGFSIINDNAVVQRVFHTKTKSPDEVELFIAILLLWQAACKDNEENQRLLLTHPDVNLQLPSLLLSEVPKIQEECLALLSLYAETENGRILLVRHLDTTRWLHIFMSFIKVFDSRARCALKLLTSLIPEEKFKIQCRIKLSTETLPLFIELLSSAKTLNKLGLAHCIAIMGDICSDVVIRMQMTESPDCWQACLSFLDECWNKGTATRYPECLYALLGLMMNLSLEPNLLLQDLAIEISGKCMSLFDCKEGGIVTRAVGLLSHILPMSPEAQEEAIKDGVVSKMIRFLKADGPITHGYAMKTLAVCAKSSQEAQEEIVKLDKKCKILLKFLRSENEVLAGNAAFCLGRCFEVPGAATDLLNVDIVRILLKVAGRDAQRTSVQQNAAIALGKLCAADARQVSTDVGSLRIILLLLVLFICLFVIFMSC; from the exons CCAACTTGATTCAAGGCCTAAATTCCACAGACCCTTCTATCCAGGAGAAAGCCATTGCAGACACAGAGAAAAGATTAAACACCACTGCTGTCAAATGTGAGGATAAACACAAGCCCACAGTGGACAGAACATGCATCAATACACGAGCCCCG GATTTGCCAGATCAGCAGGAAACAATGAATCCAG AGAGTTTTATGGCCGCTTTAGAAAAGGATGCCAAAGAGCGAGCAACGAAAAGGAAGCACAATGAAGCCTTAGCAAACG cactgaaagaaaaagggaatgATGCTTTCAGCAAAGGGGACTATGCTCTGGCTATTCAGAAGTACACTGAAGGCCTCAAGAAGCAAAAGGATATGCAGGTGCTGTACACCAACAGAGCACAG GCCTACATCAAGTTACAAGACTATGAAAAAGCTATCAGTGACTGTGACTGGGCTTTAAGG TGTGATGAAAAATGCATCAAAGCTCTCTTCCACATGGGGAAAGCATATTTGGCCCAGAAGCAGTACAGTAAG TCCAGAGAATGCTACCTGAAGATTTTAGACATTGATCCTGGAAAAGAGAAGCTGTGCAAAG ACTACATACACCAAGTAGACTTGGAGGAGAAAAGACAGCACGAGGATGAGAGGGCCATGGAGGAGCTTGAATCTGGAAAACACACAGCTGTGTCAGTGAAGGAGTTGCTCCAGCAGCTCCGCAGCCCTGATGAGAACATTCTGTACTATGCAGATGGGATTAGGCTTCTGACTGCGTTGATGCAAGACT GCACTGAGCAAGCCTTATTTAGGACAAACAATGGCTTCAGTATCATCAATGACAACGCAGTCGTGCAACG GGTCTTCCACACCAAGACAAAATCCCCTGATGAAGTGGAGCTCTTTATTGCCATTCTCCTTCTGTGGCAAGCAGCCTGCAAAGACAATG aggAGAACCAGCGTCTGCTTCTCACTCATCCTGATGTCAACCTGCAACTTCCTTCTCTGTTGCTCTCTGAGGTGCCCAAAATCCAAGAAGAGTGCTTAGCCCTGCTTTCTCTCTATGCAGAAACAGAGAATGGGAGGATCCTGTTGGTCCGACACCTGGACACAACTag GTGGCTACACATCTTTATGTCCTTCATCAAAGTTTTTGACAGCAGAGCTAGATGTGCCTTGAAATTGCTGACCAGCTTAATCCCAGAGGAGAA GTTCAAAATTCAGTGCCGTATCAAACTCTCCACGGAGACTTTGCCACTATTCATAGAATTACTG AGTTCTGCTAAGACACTGAACAAGCTGGGCCTCGCCCATTGCATTGCCATCATGGGAGACATCTGCTCTGATGTGGTCATCCGAATGCAGATGACTGAAAGCCCAGATTGCTGGCAGGCCTGTTTGAGCTTTCTG GATGAGTGCTGGAACAAAGGCACGGCCACCAGATACCCGGAGTGTCTCTATGCACTGCTTGGCCTGATGATGAACCTCTCTTTGGAACCCAAtttgctccttcag GATCTTGCCATAGAGATTTCTGGGAAATGCATGTCCCTCTTTGACTGTAAAGAGGGAGGAATTGTGACA CGAGCAGTTGGGCTTTTAAGTCACATCCTGCCAATGAGTCCAGAGGCACAGGAAGAGGCAATAAAAGATGGCGTGGTGAGCAAAATGATCAGATTTCTCAAG GCAGATGGGCCGATCACACATGGCTATGCAATGAAAACCCTGGCTGTTTGTGCCAAAAGCAGCCAAGAGGCACAGGAAGAGATTGTAAAGCTGGATAAAA aATGTAAGATCCTGCTGAAGTTTCTGCGCTCAGAGAATGAGGTGTTGGCAGGAAATGCTGCTTTCTGCCTTGGGAGGTGCTTTGAGGTGCCTGGAGCAGCCACAGATTTGCTCAACGTGGATATTGTGCGGATTTTATTGAAAGTCGCTGGCAGGGATGCCCAGCGGACGTCTGTGCAACAGAACGCAGCCATTGCTTTAGGAAAGCTCTGCGCAGCTGATGCCAGGCAAGTATCCACAGATGTGGGCTCACTGAGGATTATCCTCCTtctgttggttttatttatttgtttatttgtcatATTCATGTCCTGCTGA
- the TTC12 gene encoding tetratricopeptide repeat protein 12 isoform X2, whose amino-acid sequence MSKVQEEQDLQKFLRDVDEVTNLIQGLNSTDPSIQEKAIADTEKRLNTTAVKCEDKHKPTVDRTCINTRAPDLPDQQETMNPESFMAALEKDAKERATKRKHNEALANALKEKGNDAFSKGDYALAIQKYTEGLKKQKDMQVLYTNRAQAYIKLQDYEKAISDCDWALRCDEKCIKALFHMGKAYLAQKQYSKSRECYLKILDIDPGKEKLCKDYIHQVDLEEKRQHEDERAMEELESGKHTAVSVKELLQQLRSPDENILYYADGIRLLTALMQDCTEQALFRTNNGFSIINDNAVVQRVFHTKTKSPDEVELFIAILLLWQAACKDNEENQRLLLTHPDVNLQLPSLLLSEVPKIQEECLALLSLYAETENGRILLVRHLDTTRWLHIFMSFIKVFDSRARCALKLLTSLIPEEKFKIQCRIKLSTETLPLFIELLSSAKTLNKLGLAHCIAIMGDICSDVVIRMQMTESPDCWQACLSFLDECWNKGTATRYPECLYALLGLMMNLSLEPNLLLQDLAIEISGKCMSLFDCKEGGIVTRAVGLLSHILPMSPEAQEEAIKDGVVSKMIRFLKADGPITHGYAMKTLAVCAKSSQEAQEEIVKLDKKCKILLKFLRSENEVLAGNAAFCLGRCFEVPGAATDLLNVDIVRILLKVAGRDAQRTSVQQNAAIALGKLCAADARHTSRLRELNGMAVLNTSLKHMQRF is encoded by the exons CCAACTTGATTCAAGGCCTAAATTCCACAGACCCTTCTATCCAGGAGAAAGCCATTGCAGACACAGAGAAAAGATTAAACACCACTGCTGTCAAATGTGAGGATAAACACAAGCCCACAGTGGACAGAACATGCATCAATACACGAGCCCCG GATTTGCCAGATCAGCAGGAAACAATGAATCCAG AGAGTTTTATGGCCGCTTTAGAAAAGGATGCCAAAGAGCGAGCAACGAAAAGGAAGCACAATGAAGCCTTAGCAAACG cactgaaagaaaaagggaatgATGCTTTCAGCAAAGGGGACTATGCTCTGGCTATTCAGAAGTACACTGAAGGCCTCAAGAAGCAAAAGGATATGCAGGTGCTGTACACCAACAGAGCACAG GCCTACATCAAGTTACAAGACTATGAAAAAGCTATCAGTGACTGTGACTGGGCTTTAAGG TGTGATGAAAAATGCATCAAAGCTCTCTTCCACATGGGGAAAGCATATTTGGCCCAGAAGCAGTACAGTAAG TCCAGAGAATGCTACCTGAAGATTTTAGACATTGATCCTGGAAAAGAGAAGCTGTGCAAAG ACTACATACACCAAGTAGACTTGGAGGAGAAAAGACAGCACGAGGATGAGAGGGCCATGGAGGAGCTTGAATCTGGAAAACACACAGCTGTGTCAGTGAAGGAGTTGCTCCAGCAGCTCCGCAGCCCTGATGAGAACATTCTGTACTATGCAGATGGGATTAGGCTTCTGACTGCGTTGATGCAAGACT GCACTGAGCAAGCCTTATTTAGGACAAACAATGGCTTCAGTATCATCAATGACAACGCAGTCGTGCAACG GGTCTTCCACACCAAGACAAAATCCCCTGATGAAGTGGAGCTCTTTATTGCCATTCTCCTTCTGTGGCAAGCAGCCTGCAAAGACAATG aggAGAACCAGCGTCTGCTTCTCACTCATCCTGATGTCAACCTGCAACTTCCTTCTCTGTTGCTCTCTGAGGTGCCCAAAATCCAAGAAGAGTGCTTAGCCCTGCTTTCTCTCTATGCAGAAACAGAGAATGGGAGGATCCTGTTGGTCCGACACCTGGACACAACTag GTGGCTACACATCTTTATGTCCTTCATCAAAGTTTTTGACAGCAGAGCTAGATGTGCCTTGAAATTGCTGACCAGCTTAATCCCAGAGGAGAA GTTCAAAATTCAGTGCCGTATCAAACTCTCCACGGAGACTTTGCCACTATTCATAGAATTACTG AGTTCTGCTAAGACACTGAACAAGCTGGGCCTCGCCCATTGCATTGCCATCATGGGAGACATCTGCTCTGATGTGGTCATCCGAATGCAGATGACTGAAAGCCCAGATTGCTGGCAGGCCTGTTTGAGCTTTCTG GATGAGTGCTGGAACAAAGGCACGGCCACCAGATACCCGGAGTGTCTCTATGCACTGCTTGGCCTGATGATGAACCTCTCTTTGGAACCCAAtttgctccttcag GATCTTGCCATAGAGATTTCTGGGAAATGCATGTCCCTCTTTGACTGTAAAGAGGGAGGAATTGTGACA CGAGCAGTTGGGCTTTTAAGTCACATCCTGCCAATGAGTCCAGAGGCACAGGAAGAGGCAATAAAAGATGGCGTGGTGAGCAAAATGATCAGATTTCTCAAG GCAGATGGGCCGATCACACATGGCTATGCAATGAAAACCCTGGCTGTTTGTGCCAAAAGCAGCCAAGAGGCACAGGAAGAGATTGTAAAGCTGGATAAAA aATGTAAGATCCTGCTGAAGTTTCTGCGCTCAGAGAATGAGGTGTTGGCAGGAAATGCTGCTTTCTGCCTTGGGAGGTGCTTTGAGGTGCCTGGAGCAGCCACAGATTTGCTCAACGTGGATATTGTGCGGATTTTATTGAAAGTCGCTGGCAGGGATGCCCAGCGGACGTCTGTGCAACAGAACGCAGCCATTGCTTTAGGAAAGCTCTGCGCAGCTGATGCCAG
- the TTC12 gene encoding tetratricopeptide repeat protein 12 isoform X3, translated as MSKVQEEQDLQKFLRDVDEVTNLIQGLNSTDPSIQEKAIADTEKRLNTTAVKCEDKHKPTVDRTCINTRAPDLPDQQETMNPESFMAALEKDAKERATKRKHNEALANALKEKGNDAFSKGDYALAIQKYTEGLKKQKDMQVLYTNRAQAYIKLQDYEKAISDCDWALRCDEKCIKALFHMGKAYLAQKQYSKSRECYLKILDIDPGKEKLCKDYIHQVDLEEKRQHEDERAMEELESGKHTAVSVKELLQQLRSPDENILYYADGIRLLTALMQDCTEQALFRTNNGFSIINDNAVVQRVFHTKTKSPDEVELFIAILLLWQAACKDNEENQRLLLTHPDVNLQLPSLLLSEVPKIQEECLALLSLYAETENGRILLVRHLDTTRWLHIFMSFIKVFDSRARCALKLLTSLIPEEKFKIQCRIKLSTETLPLFIELLSSAKTLNKLGLAHCIAIMGDICSDVVIRMQMTESPDCWQACLSFLDECWNKGTATRYPECLYALLGLMMNLSLEPNLLLQRAVGLLSHILPMSPEAQEEAIKDGVVSKMIRFLKADGPITHGYAMKTLAVCAKSSQEAQEEIVKLDKKCKILLKFLRSENEVLAGNAAFCLGRCFEVPGAATDLLNVDIVRILLKVAGRDAQRTSVQQNAAIALGKLCAADARQVSTDVGSLRIILLLLVLFICLFVIFMSC; from the exons CCAACTTGATTCAAGGCCTAAATTCCACAGACCCTTCTATCCAGGAGAAAGCCATTGCAGACACAGAGAAAAGATTAAACACCACTGCTGTCAAATGTGAGGATAAACACAAGCCCACAGTGGACAGAACATGCATCAATACACGAGCCCCG GATTTGCCAGATCAGCAGGAAACAATGAATCCAG AGAGTTTTATGGCCGCTTTAGAAAAGGATGCCAAAGAGCGAGCAACGAAAAGGAAGCACAATGAAGCCTTAGCAAACG cactgaaagaaaaagggaatgATGCTTTCAGCAAAGGGGACTATGCTCTGGCTATTCAGAAGTACACTGAAGGCCTCAAGAAGCAAAAGGATATGCAGGTGCTGTACACCAACAGAGCACAG GCCTACATCAAGTTACAAGACTATGAAAAAGCTATCAGTGACTGTGACTGGGCTTTAAGG TGTGATGAAAAATGCATCAAAGCTCTCTTCCACATGGGGAAAGCATATTTGGCCCAGAAGCAGTACAGTAAG TCCAGAGAATGCTACCTGAAGATTTTAGACATTGATCCTGGAAAAGAGAAGCTGTGCAAAG ACTACATACACCAAGTAGACTTGGAGGAGAAAAGACAGCACGAGGATGAGAGGGCCATGGAGGAGCTTGAATCTGGAAAACACACAGCTGTGTCAGTGAAGGAGTTGCTCCAGCAGCTCCGCAGCCCTGATGAGAACATTCTGTACTATGCAGATGGGATTAGGCTTCTGACTGCGTTGATGCAAGACT GCACTGAGCAAGCCTTATTTAGGACAAACAATGGCTTCAGTATCATCAATGACAACGCAGTCGTGCAACG GGTCTTCCACACCAAGACAAAATCCCCTGATGAAGTGGAGCTCTTTATTGCCATTCTCCTTCTGTGGCAAGCAGCCTGCAAAGACAATG aggAGAACCAGCGTCTGCTTCTCACTCATCCTGATGTCAACCTGCAACTTCCTTCTCTGTTGCTCTCTGAGGTGCCCAAAATCCAAGAAGAGTGCTTAGCCCTGCTTTCTCTCTATGCAGAAACAGAGAATGGGAGGATCCTGTTGGTCCGACACCTGGACACAACTag GTGGCTACACATCTTTATGTCCTTCATCAAAGTTTTTGACAGCAGAGCTAGATGTGCCTTGAAATTGCTGACCAGCTTAATCCCAGAGGAGAA GTTCAAAATTCAGTGCCGTATCAAACTCTCCACGGAGACTTTGCCACTATTCATAGAATTACTG AGTTCTGCTAAGACACTGAACAAGCTGGGCCTCGCCCATTGCATTGCCATCATGGGAGACATCTGCTCTGATGTGGTCATCCGAATGCAGATGACTGAAAGCCCAGATTGCTGGCAGGCCTGTTTGAGCTTTCTG GATGAGTGCTGGAACAAAGGCACGGCCACCAGATACCCGGAGTGTCTCTATGCACTGCTTGGCCTGATGATGAACCTCTCTTTGGAACCCAAtttgctccttcag CGAGCAGTTGGGCTTTTAAGTCACATCCTGCCAATGAGTCCAGAGGCACAGGAAGAGGCAATAAAAGATGGCGTGGTGAGCAAAATGATCAGATTTCTCAAG GCAGATGGGCCGATCACACATGGCTATGCAATGAAAACCCTGGCTGTTTGTGCCAAAAGCAGCCAAGAGGCACAGGAAGAGATTGTAAAGCTGGATAAAA aATGTAAGATCCTGCTGAAGTTTCTGCGCTCAGAGAATGAGGTGTTGGCAGGAAATGCTGCTTTCTGCCTTGGGAGGTGCTTTGAGGTGCCTGGAGCAGCCACAGATTTGCTCAACGTGGATATTGTGCGGATTTTATTGAAAGTCGCTGGCAGGGATGCCCAGCGGACGTCTGTGCAACAGAACGCAGCCATTGCTTTAGGAAAGCTCTGCGCAGCTGATGCCAGGCAAGTATCCACAGATGTGGGCTCACTGAGGATTATCCTCCTtctgttggttttatttatttgtttatttgtcatATTCATGTCCTGCTGA